One Fusobacterium simiae genomic region harbors:
- a CDS encoding N-acetylmuramoyl-L-alanine amidase, with protein sequence MKKILAVISLLFLMVACSSTEEVKNSNNKGSKVSRSQTTVRNIGKFQVDSSSYVATGKNERIQFIVVHYTATDNLGSIKELTSSRVSSHFLVLDEDDNKIYSLVPLEQRAWHAGASAFRGRTNINDTSVGIEIVSDGIAREYRGDPNTYHPYDHYVDYKPIQIEKVAQIIKYVADKYNIPARNIVAHSDIAPSRKKDPGAKFPWQMLYEKYNLGTWYDEADKQEFMDEEKFNSTSIREMKDELRKYGYEINRFDEWDKESKDVVYAFQLHFNPKNLTGEMDLETFAILKALNKKYPD encoded by the coding sequence ATGAAAAAAATATTAGCAGTAATAAGTTTATTATTTTTAATGGTGGCATGTTCTTCAACAGAAGAAGTAAAAAATAGTAACAATAAAGGGAGTAAAGTTTCAAGAAGTCAAACAACAGTAAGAAATATTGGAAAATTTCAAGTTGATTCAAGTTCTTATGTTGCAACTGGGAAAAATGAAAGAATTCAATTTATTGTTGTTCATTATACAGCAACAGATAATTTAGGTTCTATTAAAGAGTTAACTTCAAGTAGAGTAAGTTCTCATTTTTTAGTTTTAGATGAAGATGACAATAAAATATATAGTTTAGTCCCACTTGAACAAAGAGCTTGGCATGCAGGGGCAAGTGCATTTAGAGGAAGAACAAATATTAACGATACTTCTGTTGGAATTGAAATAGTTAGTGATGGTATAGCAAGAGAGTACAGAGGAGATCCTAACACATATCACCCTTATGACCATTATGTTGACTATAAGCCAATACAAATAGAAAAGGTAGCTCAAATTATTAAATATGTTGCAGATAAATATAATATTCCTGCAAGAAATATAGTTGCTCATTCTGATATTGCACCAAGCAGAAAAAAAGACCCAGGAGCAAAGTTTCCTTGGCAAATGTTATATGAAAAATATAATTTAGGAACTTGGTATGATGAAGCTGATAAACAAGAGTTTATGGATGAAGAAAAATTTAATTCCACTTCAATTAGAGAAATGAAAGATGAATTAAGAAAATATGGTTATGAAATAAATAGATTTGATGAATGGGATAAAGAAAGTAAAGATGTAGTGTATGCTTTTCAATTGCACTTTAACCCTAAAAATCTAACAGGAGAAATGGATTTAGAAACTTTTGCAATTTTAAAAGCATTAAATAAAAAATATCCTGATTAA